ttaaaaccTTTTCGTTTGTTTGTTTCGTTTAACATTCTGGTGTTTGGGTGTGGTCTCTTTTAGGGTCATGGCAATAATTATAGACCAAGAAGTTCCTCTGTGCCCATGCCATCGCCCCCATTTGTTGCTGGCTTAACCCTCGATTCCCCATAGGTGAAGCCGATGGCGGTGTGCATGAGCTAGACCCCTCTGCTGTGCATCCCGCTAATTTAAAGTTTGTGTACTTAGCAATAAATGGTTGGTATCGATAGTCGGCTTTGATCCTTCCATTTTCCGTGGCCCAGTCTGACGCATCCCATATCGATCCGTACAACCACATCGGCCTTGTAGGGAAGATAGCTTCATTCTTTCTGTCATACGTACGTATCGGTACATCATCTACGTAGAATctacatatatgaaaaatatcgACCAATTTAGCGTATCCAAACGTAACAGATGAATATAATGAAGTATCATAACCATATCGtctaaacatataaaatttgatCTTGACGTACACAATTTGATTAGGGTTCCACAAAATTGCGTAATGGTGGAAATCTTGAGTAGGGTCGAACCACAAATTGAATTTCATTTCTCTCCCAATAACATTTCGGTCACCACTTCCTCTGACGAATACATTCGTCTGAAGGCTATAAGGTTTCCCTGGCGTTGTTCCTAGAAATTCGATATCAACCTCGTCGTGGTCTCCGG
The window above is part of the Brassica napus cultivar Da-Ae chromosome C3, Da-Ae, whole genome shotgun sequence genome. Proteins encoded here:
- the LOC106421233 gene encoding xyloglucan endotransglucosylase/hydrolase protein 31, which translates into the protein MAFPLILLAFLVLCSSGYSQRSPSPGYYPSSRVPTSPFDREFRTLWGSQHQRTEQDVITLLLDKSSGSGFKSLRSYKSGYFGASIKLQSGYTAGVDTSLYLSNNQEHPGDHDEVDIEFLGTTPGKPYSLQTNVFVRGSGDRNVIGREMKFNLWFDPTQDFHHYAILWNPNQIVFYVDDVPIRTYDRKNEAIFPTRPMWLYGSIWDASDWATENGRIKADYRYQPFIAKYTNFKLAGCTAEGSSSCTPPSASPMGNRGLSQQQMGAMAWAQRNFLVYNYCHDPKRDHTQTPEC